A stretch of the Rodentibacter haemolyticus genome encodes the following:
- a CDS encoding bile acid:sodium symporter family protein: MQSLLKFTQFVSKTFALWAIVFAVLAFLFPAEFKIFAPYIPYLLGLVMFGMGITLTFSDFGEVAKHPKAVFIGVAGQFIIMPAISFFLAKAFNLPSALAIGVILVGSCPGGTSSNVMTYLAKGNTALSVACTTISTLLSPLLTPAIFYLLASQWLDINASAMFMSVLKMVLFPIFLGLIARTLFKNVIAQASRITPLISVVSIVLILAAVVAVSKDKIVESGLLIFSVVVLHNCLGYFIGFLAARLFKLNTADSKAIAIEVGMQNSGLGAALAAAHFNPIAAVPSALFSFWHNVSGPILANIFSNMKNKK; encoded by the coding sequence ATGCAATCACTACTTAAATTCACTCAATTTGTCAGTAAAACCTTTGCATTATGGGCAATTGTTTTCGCCGTACTCGCTTTTTTATTCCCGGCAGAATTTAAAATCTTCGCGCCCTACATTCCTTACTTACTCGGCTTAGTCATGTTTGGGATGGGCATTACGCTCACTTTCAGCGATTTCGGTGAAGTGGCAAAACATCCGAAAGCCGTATTTATCGGTGTGGCAGGCCAATTTATAATTATGCCGGCTATCTCATTCTTTTTAGCAAAAGCGTTTAATTTACCTTCTGCTCTCGCCATCGGTGTGATTTTAGTGGGTTCTTGCCCTGGCGGTACATCTTCAAACGTAATGACCTATCTCGCAAAAGGGAATACTGCCCTTTCCGTGGCATGTACTACAATTTCAACCTTACTTTCACCACTTTTAACACCTGCGATTTTCTACTTATTAGCAAGCCAATGGCTGGATATAAATGCCTCTGCGATGTTTATGTCGGTGCTAAAAATGGTGCTTTTCCCAATTTTCTTAGGTTTAATTGCGAGAACGCTATTTAAAAATGTCATTGCACAGGCAAGCCGGATCACTCCTTTGATTTCCGTTGTATCTATCGTGTTAATTCTGGCGGCCGTTGTGGCAGTAAGCAAAGATAAAATCGTGGAATCCGGTTTGCTCATTTTTAGCGTAGTGGTGTTACATAATTGCCTTGGTTATTTTATCGGTTTCCTTGCCGCTAGATTATTCAAACTCAATACGGCCGACAGCAAAGCCATCGCAATTGAAGTAGGTATGCAAAACTCCGGTTTAGGAGCAGCCCTTGCAGCGGCACACTTCAATCCGATCGCCGCCGTACCAAGCGCTTTATTCAGTTTCTGGCATAACGTTTCCGGCCCGATCTTGGCAAATATTTTCTCAAATATGAAAAATAAAAAGTAA
- a CDS encoding peptide ABC transporter ATP-binding protein, translating into MSLLQVTNLCKTFDGPARWFGSSKFYAVKNISFNLGQKQTLAIIGKNGSGKSTLVKMIAGMIKPTSGEMKFNGATLNFEDTHYRAQHIRMVFQDVNSAFNPRQNIGQALDAPLRLTTDWNEEKRNQKIFETLAMVGLYPDYTNLKIKNLSVSQKQRIALARAFILEPEIIIVDDALGSLDSSVRVQLLNLSLDLQQRLGVAYIYVGQDLGLIKHMADHVLVMDEGKMVEYGTPQALFCNPQTTITKRLVESHFGRLLDENSWLNTNDD; encoded by the coding sequence ATGTCGTTATTGCAAGTGACGAATCTTTGTAAAACCTTTGATGGTCCTGCCCGTTGGTTTGGCTCAAGTAAGTTTTATGCCGTAAAAAATATAAGTTTCAACCTTGGGCAAAAACAAACGCTCGCCATTATCGGGAAAAACGGTTCAGGAAAATCAACGTTAGTAAAAATGATTGCGGGTATGATAAAGCCCACATCCGGTGAAATGAAATTTAACGGAGCAACGCTAAATTTTGAAGATACCCATTACCGTGCCCAACATATTCGTATGGTATTCCAAGATGTCAATTCCGCCTTCAATCCCCGTCAAAATATCGGGCAAGCATTAGATGCACCTTTGCGCCTAACGACAGATTGGAATGAAGAAAAACGAAATCAAAAAATTTTTGAAACACTGGCCATGGTGGGACTTTATCCCGATTACACAAATCTAAAAATCAAAAATCTTTCCGTTAGCCAAAAACAACGGATCGCACTGGCGCGTGCCTTTATTCTCGAACCTGAAATTATTATCGTTGATGATGCATTAGGTTCGTTGGATAGCTCCGTACGGGTACAACTACTCAATCTTTCCTTAGATTTACAACAACGCCTAGGCGTGGCCTATATTTATGTCGGACAAGATCTCGGCTTGATAAAACATATGGCTGACCACGTACTCGTGATGGATGAAGGGAAAATGGTTGAATACGGCACACCACAAGCGCTTTTTTGCAATCCTCAAACAACCATCACCAAACGGTTAGTGGAAAGCCATTTCGGCAGACTGCTTGATGAAAATTCGTGGCTTAACACGAATGATGACTGA
- a CDS encoding peptide ABC transporter ATP-binding protein — protein sequence MALLDIRNLNIEIKTPNGRIKIVDGVNLTLNEGEILGLVGESGSGKSLIAKVIGNAVKEDWVITADRFRFNDIELLKLSPSQRRKLVGKEISMIFQDPLTCLDPSRKIGKQLIQSIPNWTFRGKWWQRFGWKKRRAIELLHRVGIKAHKDIMASYPNDLTEGEGQKVMIAIAVANQPRLLIADEPTYALESITALQVSRLLSSMNQNLGTSILLASNNIRDISDLCHNISVLYCGQNTESAPTQTLLKTPHHPYTQALIHSVPDFTKPLGFKTKLGALEGTVPILEQMPMGCRLGPRCAFAQKQCIQKPARYRIKQHEFSCHFPINFREKRVKEAVPNSPLTLSAEPNNKE from the coding sequence ATGGCGTTACTGGATATACGAAATCTCAATATTGAAATTAAGACTCCAAACGGTCGAATCAAAATCGTTGACGGTGTAAATTTAACCCTCAATGAAGGAGAAATATTGGGTTTGGTCGGCGAATCAGGCTCAGGCAAGAGTTTGATTGCCAAAGTCATCGGCAATGCAGTTAAAGAAGATTGGGTTATCACGGCAGATCGTTTCCGTTTCAATGATATCGAATTATTAAAACTTTCCCCGAGCCAACGCAGAAAATTAGTCGGAAAAGAAATTTCGATGATTTTCCAAGATCCGCTCACCTGCCTTGATCCCAGTCGAAAGATCGGCAAACAGCTTATCCAAAGCATTCCTAATTGGACATTTCGTGGGAAATGGTGGCAGCGGTTCGGCTGGAAAAAACGCCGAGCCATTGAGTTACTACACCGAGTAGGCATCAAAGCCCATAAAGACATTATGGCAAGTTATCCCAATGATCTCACCGAAGGGGAAGGACAGAAAGTAATGATCGCCATTGCCGTGGCGAATCAACCGCGTTTGTTAATTGCAGACGAACCCACTTATGCCCTTGAATCCATCACGGCATTGCAAGTTTCCCGTTTGCTTTCAAGTATGAATCAAAACTTAGGCACAAGCATTCTTTTGGCAAGTAATAATATTCGTGACATCAGCGATCTCTGTCACAATATCTCCGTGTTATATTGCGGACAAAATACAGAATCCGCACCTACGCAAACTTTATTAAAAACACCGCATCACCCCTACACACAGGCGCTCATTCATTCTGTACCCGATTTCACCAAACCGCTTGGCTTTAAAACCAAATTAGGGGCATTAGAAGGTACCGTGCCGATTTTAGAACAAATGCCGATGGGCTGCCGTTTAGGGCCTCGCTGCGCATTTGCACAAAAACAATGTATTCAAAAACCGGCTCGTTATCGTATTAAACAACATGAATTTTCCTGTCATTTCCCGATTAACTTTAGAGAAAAGCGAGTGAAAGAAGCAGTGCCTAATTCTCCATTAACCTTATCAGCCGAACCGAACAATAAGGAATAA
- a CDS encoding ABC transporter permease subunit, with protein sequence MQDKEPDEFRESTSIYQIWLQFRKNRVALFSFYLFLLIILTALFAPFIAPYSDSMEFVGKELMPPSWVEKGEIAFFFGTDDLARDVLSRVIIGARYTVGSSLIVVIFIALIGGALGIWAGISGGLKARFLGHIFDTFLSIPILLIAIIISTFMEPSLINAMVSTLLAILPYFIHAVYHAIQQELKKEYVIMLKLDGISDSELLRSTILPNITVTYIQEISQAFVVAILDISALSFISLGAQRPMPEWGAMIKDSLELIYLAPWAVLLPGFAIIITILLSIIFTHGLCKAINQYYQ encoded by the coding sequence ATGCAAGATAAAGAACCTGATGAATTTCGTGAAAGCACATCAATCTATCAAATTTGGTTACAATTTCGTAAAAATCGTGTAGCCCTGTTTAGCTTTTATCTCTTTCTTTTGATTATTTTGACCGCACTTTTTGCGCCTTTCATCGCTCCATATAGCGATAGCATGGAGTTTGTGGGGAAAGAATTAATGCCGCCTTCGTGGGTGGAGAAAGGAGAAATAGCCTTCTTCTTCGGCACGGATGATCTTGCTCGTGATGTATTAAGCCGTGTCATTATCGGTGCGCGCTATACCGTGGGTTCTTCCCTTATTGTTGTCATATTCATCGCCCTTATCGGTGGTGCATTAGGGATTTGGGCAGGAATATCGGGCGGACTCAAAGCTCGCTTTCTCGGGCATATTTTCGATACGTTTTTATCGATTCCTATTTTGCTCATTGCGATCATTATTTCCACATTTATGGAACCGAGCTTGATCAATGCGATGGTATCCACATTATTGGCGATACTGCCCTATTTTATCCATGCCGTTTATCACGCCATTCAGCAAGAACTCAAAAAAGAATATGTGATAATGTTAAAGTTGGACGGGATATCCGACAGCGAATTACTGCGTAGCACGATTTTACCGAATATTACTGTTACCTATATTCAAGAAATCTCACAGGCATTTGTGGTGGCGATTTTAGATATTAGCGCTTTGAGCTTTATCTCTCTCGGTGCGCAACGGCCAATGCCGGAATGGGGAGCAATGATTAAGGATTCTCTCGAACTCATTTATCTTGCGCCTTGGGCGGTTTTACTTCCCGGTTTTGCAATTATCATCACCATTTTATTAAGCATTATATTTACTCACGGCTTGTGCAAAGCCATTAATCAGTATTATCAATAA
- a CDS encoding ABC transporter permease, giving the protein MLWSALRHLLWVALLLFILTLVSFGILMRDPLNSVLITNNIYSGYLHYLNNLLQSDLGITYNGGQSLKSLIFTVLPPTLELCFTALLLAFILSVPLGILSAVNNRGVFSKSLQTLSYIGLSIPIFWLAPILLYMAAIYGWEISATGQYNLLYEIKPITGFPVIDVWFVDVPYRTKIVQSVLQHLALPTLILCILPTMEIIRIIQQRAEYILQQNYTKVAITRGWSKWKVLRRYVFRNTFPLLIPHITRVFTLVITQCMLVETLLGWPGIGRWLIDAVANQDYNSISAGVIVLGICVITIDVLAKMIMFTLDPFNKKGWYAR; this is encoded by the coding sequence ATGTTGTGGTCGGCATTACGTCATCTCCTTTGGGTGGCCTTGTTATTGTTTATTTTAACGCTGGTCAGTTTCGGCATTTTAATGCGTGATCCGCTAAATTCGGTGCTTATTACAAACAATATTTACAGTGGTTATCTTCACTACCTTAATAATTTGTTACAGAGCGATTTAGGGATTACCTACAATGGCGGACAATCGCTAAAATCGCTCATTTTTACCGTGCTACCGCCCACTTTGGAACTTTGTTTCACCGCACTTTTACTCGCATTTATTTTAAGTGTTCCTTTGGGCATTCTAAGTGCGGTCAATAATCGGGGTGTTTTTTCTAAAAGTTTACAAACTCTCTCTTATATCGGTTTGTCAATTCCCATTTTCTGGCTTGCCCCTATTTTGCTTTATATGGCAGCCATTTACGGTTGGGAAATTTCCGCAACGGGTCAGTACAATTTACTCTATGAAATTAAGCCGATTACCGGTTTTCCGGTGATTGATGTGTGGTTTGTTGATGTTCCTTACCGTACTAAAATCGTACAAAGCGTATTACAACATTTAGCCTTACCTACGCTCATTTTATGTATTCTGCCGACAATGGAAATTATCCGCATAATTCAACAACGTGCCGAATATATCCTACAACAAAATTATACGAAAGTTGCCATTACACGAGGTTGGTCAAAATGGAAAGTTTTACGACGGTATGTTTTCCGCAATACCTTTCCATTACTCATACCACATATTACCCGTGTCTTTACTTTGGTAATCACCCAATGTATGTTGGTTGAAACCCTGTTGGGTTGGCCGGGAATAGGTCGTTGGCTCATTGATGCGGTCGCCAACCAAGATTACAACAGTATTTCTGCAGGAGTGATCGTGCTGGGAATTTGTGTTATTACTATTGACGTACTAGCGAAGATGATAATGTTTACTCTCGATCCGTTTAATAAGAAAGGTTGGTATGCAAGATAA
- a CDS encoding ABC transporter substrate-binding protein: MLRRNLLFFCFLLINWGLFIQVQAAPRVPESLTENGLIYCTNASGFSFNPQTADAGTSMNVITEQIYNKLFEIKNHSATVAPSLAQSYSISPDGKEISIYLRKGVKFHHTPWFTPTRDFNAEDVVFSLNRVLGHDTYLPTFFNQDNSTYDKNPQYRVFHEQAKKVRFPYFDSIKLNRKIKSVTVVNPHQVKIVLFEPDSSILSHLASQYAIIFSQEYAYQLSADDNLAQLDTHPVGTGPYQVQDYVYNQYVRLLRNDKYWNKEAKIKHILVDLSTVRTARLIKFFNNECQIAAYPEVSQLGLLQDKDARYYLQSVEGMNLSYLAFNFNKPLMQNEQIRHAISQGINRARIVRNIYHNTATVANNIIPNISWASNINTPEFEFDYSPKQAKKFLQDKNLRLNMWVLNEEQMYNPSPLKMAELIKWDLAQAGVEVKVRSVTRTFLLEQLDKKTEDYDMILTGWLAGNLDPDGFMRPILSCDTQNEVTNLSNWCNPEFNELMDNALATTVLRERAKNYNSAQELVLKELPIIPIANAKRFLVANSKVKGVQTSPFGSMNFSTLYFTKEKK, encoded by the coding sequence ATGTTACGCCGAAACTTACTATTTTTCTGTTTTCTTTTAATAAATTGGGGCTTGTTCATACAAGTTCAAGCCGCCCCACGCGTGCCGGAAAGTTTAACGGAAAACGGTTTAATTTATTGTACCAATGCCTCAGGATTTTCTTTTAATCCGCAAACGGCTGATGCCGGTACAAGTATGAATGTGATAACGGAACAAATTTACAATAAACTGTTTGAAATTAAAAATCATAGCGCCACCGTAGCACCATCTTTAGCGCAATCTTATTCTATTTCGCCCGATGGAAAAGAAATTTCGATTTATTTACGCAAAGGTGTGAAATTCCACCACACTCCTTGGTTTACACCAACCCGTGATTTTAATGCGGAAGATGTGGTATTTTCGCTCAATCGCGTACTTGGACACGATACTTATCTCCCTACTTTTTTTAACCAAGATAATTCGACATACGATAAAAACCCGCAATATCGCGTATTTCACGAACAGGCTAAAAAAGTACGCTTTCCTTATTTTGATAGCATTAAATTAAACCGAAAAATTAAGTCTGTGACGGTTGTCAATCCTCACCAGGTTAAAATCGTATTGTTTGAGCCGGATTCATCAATTTTATCTCATCTTGCCAGCCAATATGCCATTATTTTTTCGCAAGAATATGCCTATCAATTAAGTGCGGACGATAATTTGGCTCAGTTAGATACTCACCCAGTCGGCACCGGGCCTTATCAAGTACAAGATTATGTGTATAACCAATACGTGCGATTATTACGCAACGACAAATATTGGAACAAAGAAGCTAAAATCAAACATATTTTGGTCGATCTTTCCACCGTTCGTACGGCTCGGCTCATTAAATTCTTTAATAATGAATGCCAAATCGCCGCCTATCCGGAAGTGAGCCAGCTAGGGCTTTTACAGGATAAAGATGCCCGCTATTATCTGCAATCGGTCGAAGGGATGAATTTGTCTTACCTCGCTTTTAATTTTAATAAGCCTTTGATGCAAAATGAACAAATTCGCCACGCAATTTCTCAAGGCATTAACCGAGCGCGTATTGTTCGGAATATTTACCATAATACGGCAACCGTAGCGAATAACATTATTCCTAACATTTCTTGGGCATCGAATATCAATACGCCGGAATTTGAATTTGATTACTCACCGAAACAGGCGAAAAAATTTCTGCAAGATAAAAATTTGCGACTGAATATGTGGGTGCTGAACGAAGAACAAATGTACAATCCTTCTCCGCTCAAAATGGCGGAATTAATCAAATGGGATTTGGCGCAAGCCGGAGTGGAAGTAAAAGTGCGGTCGGTTACACGCACGTTTTTGTTGGAACAACTTGATAAGAAAACGGAAGATTACGATATGATTTTAACCGGTTGGCTTGCCGGAAATTTAGATCCCGATGGTTTTATGCGTCCGATTTTAAGCTGTGATACCCAAAATGAAGTAACAAATTTATCCAACTGGTGCAATCCCGAGTTTAACGAACTGATGGACAATGCCCTCGCCACGACCGTTTTACGTGAACGGGCAAAAAATTACAATAGCGCACAAGAGCTCGTGTTAAAAGAATTACCGATTATTCCGATTGCCAATGCAAAACGCTTTTTAGTTGCCAATAGCAAAGTAAAAGGCGTGCAAACCAGCCCTTTCGGTAGTATGAATTTTTCAACACTCTATTTTACTAAGGAGAAAAAATAA
- a CDS encoding YcjX family GTP-binding protein, translated as MFSSIQKEINQIINRGFDRSLRLAVTGLSRSGKTAFITSLINQLLSINQTAKNHLPLFEAARNGAIIAVKRVPQQDLSVPRFDYEENLNALSQQPPQWCQSTRGVSETRLAIRFQRQSGLFRHLKERGTLYLDIFDYPGEWLLDLPLLHLDFQQWSTEQAQITQGIRGELAKPWLDEMKKLDLSADVNEEILAKIAKRYTDYLQQCKMQGMQFIQPGRFVLPGELEGAPALQFFPLLHLRLEQWKRLKKEAKSNSYFAVLNKRYDYYRNKIIKGFYEHYFSTFDRQVILADCLTPLNHSRQAFLDMQAGLNRLFKNFHYGNRNFLYRLFSPRIDKLMFIATKADHITSDQMPNLVSLMRQLVQEGGRHAEFTGIDTEYTAIAAIRATKQVVVNKDDKQIKAIQGIRSKDKRLITLYPGSVPSKLPDQEFWQKQPHFEGENSHDNPHNMPFDFDYFEPPHLEAGEAIPHLRMDAVLQFLLGDRFE; from the coding sequence ATGTTTAGTTCCATTCAAAAAGAAATCAATCAAATAATCAACCGCGGATTTGACCGCTCTTTGCGTCTTGCGGTTACCGGTTTAAGCCGTAGCGGTAAAACAGCTTTTATTACGAGCTTAATCAATCAACTTTTATCAATTAATCAGACCGCAAAAAATCATTTGCCGTTATTTGAAGCGGCTCGAAATGGGGCGATTATTGCGGTAAAACGTGTTCCACAACAGGATTTGAGTGTGCCGCGTTTTGATTATGAGGAAAATTTGAACGCACTTTCTCAACAACCTCCGCAATGGTGTCAATCAACCCGTGGCGTGAGTGAAACGCGTTTAGCCATTCGTTTTCAACGGCAATCGGGTTTGTTTCGTCATCTGAAAGAACGGGGTACGCTTTATTTGGATATTTTTGATTATCCGGGTGAATGGTTGTTGGATCTACCTTTACTGCATCTGGATTTTCAACAATGGTCAACCGAACAAGCTCAGATTACTCAGGGCATTCGCGGTGAACTGGCGAAGCCTTGGCTTGATGAGATGAAAAAATTGGATTTAAGTGCGGATGTTAATGAAGAAATTTTGGCAAAAATAGCAAAACGCTATACGGATTATCTTCAACAATGCAAAATGCAGGGAATGCAATTTATTCAACCGGGACGATTTGTGTTACCGGGGGAATTAGAAGGGGCCCCTGCATTACAGTTTTTCCCTTTACTGCATTTAAGGCTAGAGCAATGGAAAAGGCTCAAAAAAGAGGCTAAATCAAACAGTTATTTTGCAGTGTTGAATAAAAGGTATGATTACTATCGCAATAAAATCATAAAAGGTTTTTATGAACATTATTTCTCTACCTTTGATCGCCAAGTGATTCTGGCGGATTGTTTAACCCCGCTGAATCATAGCCGACAAGCCTTTCTGGATATGCAAGCCGGATTGAATCGGTTGTTCAAAAATTTTCATTATGGTAACCGAAATTTTCTGTACCGTTTATTTTCCCCACGTATTGATAAATTAATGTTTATTGCAACGAAAGCGGATCACATCACCAGCGATCAAATGCCGAATTTGGTAAGCCTTATGCGCCAATTAGTGCAGGAAGGTGGTCGTCACGCAGAATTTACCGGTATCGATACGGAATATACTGCGATTGCTGCCATCCGTGCGACAAAACAAGTGGTGGTAAATAAAGACGACAAGCAGATTAAAGCGATTCAAGGAATACGCTCTAAAGATAAGCGATTGATTACCCTCTATCCGGGCAGTGTTCCAAGCAAATTACCCGATCAAGAATTTTGGCAAAAACAACCGCACTTTGAAGGGGAAAATTCACACGACAATCCGCATAATATGCCGTTCGATTTTGATTATTTTGAACCGCCGCACCTTGAGGCGGGGGAGGCAATCCCCCATTTGCGAATGGATGCCGTGCTGCAATTCTTGCTAGGGGATCGTTTTGAATAA
- a CDS encoding VirK/YbjX family protein, giving the protein MYPYSKDRPFAKQLREKLRYYAYTFIHKKQCGQLIAFLNEKTQWQPLFTQDYYRFNPLLTTYCDKRFSAAQRFDAISQNLTIAEEKLGLTFCSRLLSEQSILLSQLSDDLSLNLSLNFIDPFEGYFAVNIRNKNNERIYDASFTFLSPNKLLIASVQGPRHGNTQELVKQATKDLHGVRPMFMLMNVFRELAKNLQCDLLGIPHKFQGKYRLSARSKILFNYDEFWQENQAVYQNPYWLLPLEIERKPLEEIASKKRSMYRKRYEMLDQLTLDIKKHLS; this is encoded by the coding sequence ATGTATCCTTATTCAAAGGATCGTCCGTTTGCAAAACAACTGCGGGAAAAACTTCGCTATTATGCTTATACGTTCATTCATAAAAAACAATGCGGGCAGCTCATCGCATTTTTAAATGAAAAGACGCAGTGGCAGCCACTCTTCACACAAGATTATTATCGTTTTAACCCGCTTTTAACCACTTATTGCGATAAACGTTTTTCAGCCGCTCAACGATTTGATGCGATTAGCCAAAATTTAACTATCGCCGAAGAAAAATTAGGTTTAACGTTTTGTTCCCGTTTACTTAGTGAGCAATCCATTTTATTAAGTCAATTAAGTGATGATCTTTCACTTAATTTAAGTTTGAATTTTATTGATCCTTTTGAAGGATATTTTGCCGTCAATATTCGCAATAAAAATAATGAACGTATTTATGACGCTTCATTCACTTTTTTATCACCGAACAAATTATTAATTGCTTCTGTTCAAGGCCCTCGCCACGGTAACACGCAGGAATTGGTCAAACAGGCAACGAAAGATCTACACGGCGTTCGCCCAATGTTTATGCTAATGAACGTATTCCGTGAATTAGCCAAAAACCTACAATGCGATCTATTGGGTATTCCGCACAAATTTCAAGGTAAATATCGACTTTCTGCACGCAGTAAAATTTTATTTAATTACGATGAATTTTGGCAAGAAAACCAAGCGGTTTATCAAAATCCTTATTGGCTGTTACCGCTTGAGATTGAACGTAAGCCGTTAGAAGAAATCGCCAGTAAAAAACGTTCAATGTATCGCAAACGTTATGAGATGTTGGATCAATTAACACTCGATATTAAAAAACATCTCAGCTAG
- a CDS encoding TIGR01620 family protein, with amino-acid sequence MEKQIFNQYDESKAETFQPKQEFIDVETIPDEPLEGELLDERFEQVMKPKSTGWKTTLKLTALLFGAATVAQSIQWIWNSYQNQQWIYLAFSLVSLIVILFGIKEIVFEWRRLVHLKKREQLQQESRLLWRQSAVKNHDVFEHQDGEQGQKFCLEMAKSLRLDEQSPILVQWQNQLNETYSAQEVARLFSYHVLKPLDAKAKKLIGKIAAESAVVVAISPLSVVDMFFVAWRNIRLINKIAEIYGIELGYFTRIRLLRMVLVNIAFAGVTEIVQDMSMDWLSQDITAKFSARIAQGIGVGLLTARLGVKAMEFCRPLAFQPSEKPKLSHLQKELLTTIKDVVLNKKMKEKALG; translated from the coding sequence ATGGAAAAGCAAATTTTCAACCAATATGATGAATCCAAAGCAGAAACTTTTCAGCCAAAACAAGAATTTATTGATGTAGAAACCATACCTGATGAACCTTTAGAAGGGGAGTTACTGGATGAACGTTTTGAACAAGTGATGAAACCGAAATCAACGGGTTGGAAAACAACGTTAAAATTGACCGCACTTTTGTTTGGAGCGGCAACTGTGGCACAGTCGATTCAATGGATTTGGAATAGCTATCAAAATCAGCAATGGATTTACTTGGCATTTTCCCTTGTAAGTCTAATAGTTATCCTATTCGGTATAAAAGAAATCGTATTTGAATGGCGGCGTTTGGTTCATTTAAAAAAACGCGAGCAACTACAACAAGAAAGTCGTTTACTTTGGAGGCAAAGTGCGGTCAAAAATCACGATGTTTTTGAACATCAAGACGGCGAACAAGGTCAAAAATTTTGCTTGGAGATGGCGAAAAGTCTGCGTTTGGACGAACAATCCCCAATCCTTGTTCAATGGCAAAATCAACTAAATGAAACCTATTCGGCACAAGAAGTCGCACGGCTTTTTAGCTATCACGTATTAAAACCTCTTGATGCGAAAGCGAAAAAATTAATTGGCAAAATTGCGGCGGAATCTGCCGTGGTGGTGGCGATAAGCCCTCTTTCTGTGGTGGATATGTTTTTTGTAGCGTGGCGAAATATTCGATTAATTAATAAAATTGCGGAAATTTACGGCATCGAATTAGGCTATTTTACACGTATTCGTTTATTGCGAATGGTATTAGTGAACATTGCTTTCGCCGGTGTAACGGAAATCGTGCAGGATATGAGTATGGACTGGCTTTCACAGGACATTACCGCAAAATTTTCCGCACGTATTGCCCAAGGTATCGGTGTAGGCTTACTCACGGCTCGTTTAGGCGTAAAAGCGATGGAATTTTGCCGCCCGCTCGCATTTCAACCTTCTGAAAAACCAAAACTTTCCCATCTCCAAAAAGAACTTTTGACGACGATTAAGGATGTGGTATTGAATAAGAAAATGAAAGAGAAGGCGTTGGGGTAA